In one window of Gadus chalcogrammus isolate NIFS_2021 chromosome 12, NIFS_Gcha_1.0, whole genome shotgun sequence DNA:
- the nppc gene encoding C-type natriuretic peptide, whose product MNLLHLVACGLVITLLSVRTGAKPITQAQQKSLKNLLGEELAEFMESEERERRLENVRSRLRILRDLRMDTRARGMWARLLNDQPPPRRNKSGTKKAGSTARSGCFGHKMDRIGTISGMGC is encoded by the exons atgAACTTGTTGCATTTGGTGGCTTGTGGACTTGTTATCACCCTACTTTCAGTCAGGACGGGGGCGAAACCCATCACACAGGCGCAACAAAAG AGTCTAAAAAATTTACTGGGCGAGGAGCTGGCGGAGTTTATGGAGTCAGAGGAGCGGGAGAGGAGACTGGAGAACGTGCGCTCTCGGTTACGCATACTACGGGACCTGCGCATGGACACGCGTGCCCGAGGGATGTGGGCGCGCCTCCTGAACGACCAGCCCCCCCCAAGGAGAAACAAGTCGGGCACCAAGAAAGCGGGCTCCACGGCCCGGAGCGGCTGCTTCGGACACAAGATGGACAGGATAGGCACCATCAGCGGCATGGGCTGCTAG